In Erigeron canadensis isolate Cc75 chromosome 7, C_canadensis_v1, whole genome shotgun sequence, one DNA window encodes the following:
- the LOC122606907 gene encoding heat stress transcription factor B-2c-like, translating to MESPVRGGDTGTGSRSLPTPFLTKTYQLVDDKSIDEVISWNEDGSSFIVWNPAEFAKDLLPKYFKHNNFSSFVRQLNTYGFRKVVPDRWEFSNECFRRGEKHMLCDIQRRKIVAAQPPAPPAPAVVVAPPVAAVLSPTIRTTVSPSDSGEEQVLSSNSSRGGGGTTNLSRETTASGGTNTDLAGENERLRRENHQLSKELNQMKSLCSNIYLMMSNYASDKPSEGSSSQQSPAPIAAENDTLKPLDLLPLRRLAEECLGKADALDSGGSGEMEPGGISPRLFGVAIGLKRLRENGSGSTEHDNELQLQQPGLDMKPEPLDQNGNGSSSVVVDNNESSWTMKKCQRSDCG from the exons ATGGAGTCGCCGGTAAGGGGAGGAGACACCGGTACCGGTAGTAGATCTCTTCCGACGCCGTTTTTGACGAAAACCTATCAGCTTGTTGATGATAAATCGATTGATGAAGTAATATCGTGGAACGAAGATGGATCTAGTTTTATAGTTTGGAATCCAGCCGAATTTGCAAAGGATTTACTCCCCAAATATTTCAAACACAATAATTTCTCTAGTTTTGTCCGCCAGCTCAACACCTAT GGATTTAGGAAGGTTGTGCCTGACCGATGGGAGTTTTCAAATGAATGTTTCCGTAGAGGTGAAAAGCACATGTTATGTGATATACAACGGCGGAAGATCGTCGCAGCTCAACCACCTGCTCCTCCGGCACCAGCCGTCGTCGTAGCTCCTCCTGTTGCAGCTGTACTATCTCCGACGATAAGGACGACTGTATCTCCTTCTGACTCAGGTGAAGAACAAGTTTTATCATCAAATTCATCTCGAGGCGGCGGCGGAACAACTAACTTATCTAGAGAAACAACCGCTTCCGGCGGAACGAACACCGATCTCGCCGGTGAAAACGAGAGGTTGAGAAGAGAAAATCATCAGCTTAGTAAAGAGTTGAATCAGATGAAGAGTTTATGTTCTAATATATACCTAATGATGTCTAATTACGCTTCCGATAAACCGTCGGAAGGAAGCAGTTCACAACAGTCGCCGGCGCCAATAGCGGCGGAGAACGACACTTTGAAACCGCTAGATCTTTTGCCGTTGAGGCGGTTGGCCGAGGAGTGTTTAGGTAAGGCCGACGCCTTAGACAGCGGCGGTAGTGGTGAGATGGAACCTGGTGGAATTAGCCCTAGGTTATTTGGTGTAGCTATAGGTTTAAAACGGTTAAGAGAGAACGGATCCGGATCGACGGAACACGATAATGAGCTGCAGCTGCAGCAGCCTGGATTAGATATGAAACCTGAGCCGTTGGATCAAAATGGGAACGGTAGTAGTAGCGTTGTGGTTGATAATAATGAATCTAGTTGGACGATGAAGAAATGTCAGCGGTCAGATTGTGGTTAG